Proteins encoded within one genomic window of Streptomyces sp. NBC_01314:
- a CDS encoding DEAD/DEAH box helicase: MNAKPSASGLPRVGKPRQATAPQGELSMPRTVAPGLPPAESFDALGLPPELTKTMTGLGVTEPFPIQAATLPNALAGRDVLGRARTGSGKTLAFGLALLVRTAGVRAESKRPLALVLVPTRELAQQVSDALDPYAKVLNVRLATVVGGLSINRQSALLKTGAEVVIATPGRLADLVSRRDCLLNHVRTTVLDEADQMCDLGFLPQVSDIMDQLPSGGQRLLFSATLDRNVDQLVRDHLNDPVLASVDRLASSVTTMEHHVLNIHAADKYATATEIAARDGRVLMFLDTKAGVDQFTRHLRASGVRASALHSGKSQPQRMHTLGQFKSGEITVLVATNVAARGIHIDALDLVVNVDPPTDAKDYLHRGGRTARAGESGSVVTLVTPNQRRDVNRMMSDAGIRPTVTQVRSGEEKLTAITGAKRPPVGAKTTGGNASFRGLGTRPGPAKESRKTADARKAAEARAAARVRKGR, from the coding sequence ATGAACGCGAAGCCGTCGGCCTCTGGGCTCCCCCGTGTCGGCAAGCCCCGGCAGGCGACAGCGCCGCAGGGCGAACTCTCGATGCCGCGGACGGTGGCCCCGGGCCTGCCGCCGGCCGAGTCCTTCGACGCGCTGGGGCTGCCGCCTGAGCTGACGAAGACGATGACCGGCCTCGGGGTGACGGAGCCCTTCCCGATCCAGGCGGCGACGCTGCCCAACGCGCTGGCCGGCCGCGATGTCCTCGGCCGCGCACGCACCGGCTCCGGCAAGACGCTGGCTTTCGGTCTTGCGCTGCTCGTCCGGACGGCAGGCGTGCGAGCGGAGTCGAAGCGGCCGCTCGCGCTGGTCCTGGTACCGACCCGGGAACTCGCCCAGCAGGTGAGCGACGCGCTGGATCCGTACGCGAAGGTGCTGAACGTACGACTGGCGACGGTGGTCGGCGGGTTGTCGATCAACCGGCAGTCGGCGCTGCTGAAGACCGGAGCGGAGGTGGTCATCGCGACGCCGGGGCGGCTGGCCGACCTGGTCTCGCGCCGCGACTGCCTCCTGAACCACGTGCGGACCACGGTGCTGGACGAGGCGGACCAGATGTGCGACCTGGGATTCCTGCCGCAGGTGTCGGACATCATGGACCAGCTCCCCTCCGGCGGGCAGCGGCTGCTGTTCTCGGCCACCCTCGACCGCAACGTCGACCAGCTGGTGCGTGACCACCTGAACGACCCGGTGCTCGCATCGGTCGACCGGCTCGCGAGCTCGGTCACCACGATGGAACACCACGTGCTGAACATCCACGCCGCCGACAAGTACGCGACCGCGACGGAGATCGCCGCGCGGGACGGCCGGGTGCTGATGTTCCTGGACACCAAGGCCGGCGTGGACCAGTTCACCCGCCACCTGCGGGCCAGCGGCGTACGGGCGTCCGCCCTGCACAGCGGGAAGTCGCAGCCGCAGCGCATGCACACGCTCGGCCAGTTCAAGAGCGGTGAGATCACCGTGCTGGTGGCCACCAACGTCGCGGCGCGGGGCATTCACATCGACGCGCTCGACCTCGTCGTCAACGTCGACCCGCCGACCGACGCCAAGGACTACCTGCACCGTGGTGGGCGCACGGCTCGCGCCGGGGAGTCCGGGAGCGTGGTCACCCTGGTCACCCCCAACCAGCGGCGCGATGTGAACCGGATGATGTCCGACGCCGGGATCCGGCCGACGGTCACCCAGGTGCGCTCCGGAGAGGAGAAGCTGACCGCCATCACCGGGGCGAAGCGCCCTCCGGTCGGCGCGAAGACGACCGGCGGCAACGCCTCCTTCCGCGGCCTCGGCACCCGCCCGGGCCCCGCGAAGGAGTCCCGCAAGACCGCCGATGCCCGCAAGGCGGCGGAGGCCCGCGCGGCGGCCCGGGTACGCAAGGGCCGCTGA